DNA from Nitrospina gracilis Nb-211:
CCGGACGCGACCTTGATTCTCAGGGGTCATGAGTTTCATTTTTCTTCGTTTGAGGAAAACAACGAATCGCCGTTGATGGTCCATCACAACGCCGACACCGGGCAACGGGTCCACGACGGTTACCGGAACAAAAATGCGTTTGCTTTGTATTCTCATATTCACTGGGCTGGGTCCCCGGGCTGGTGGGAGTATTTTTTAAACCATTGCATCCTTCCTTTCAAAAACAAGAGGAGAACCATCCCATGAAAAAACGCGCCGCCTCCGACCCTCGAAAACGCAAGGGATTGATCATCGTCCACACCGGGGAGGGCAAAGGCAAATCCACGGCGGCCTTCGGATTGGCCCTGCGCGCCGCCGGAAACAAAATGAACGTGTTCATCCTCCAGTTCATGAAGGGGCAATGGAAGGCGGGCGAACGGAAGATGTTCAGCCAATTGGAACCCCTGATCGAATACACGGCGATGGGCGACGGCTTCACCTGGGATACGAACAATCCCGAGCAGGACCGGCAAACCGCGCGCAACGCGTGGGAGACCGTCAAACCCAAAATCCTGAGCGGCGATTACTCCGTTGTCATCCTCGACGAGATCAATTACGTGCTGAGCTACCGGTTTCTGGATGAAGACCTGGTGCTGGACACCCTTCGCAACAAGCCGGAGTCGGTGCACGTTATCTGCACGGGACGCAACGCCCCGCAGGCGCTGATCGAGTTGGCAGACCTGGTAACGGAAATGAAGTGCGTCAAGCATCCTTTCAAGGAGCAAAGGATTCCGGCGCAGAAAGGCATCGAGTTTTGACGACACAACCCGTAAATATTCTGACCGAAACACTGAACGCCGTCACGCCGGTATCGCACGAATGCATTCAAAAGGCGCAGACGCATCTGGACTCGTTGACCAAACCGCAGGGCAGCCTGGGGAAGCTGGAAGAAATTGCCGCCCGCCTGGCGGCGATGCATCCAGAGAATCAACCCCGCATTCAAAAACGCGGTGTGTTTCTGTTTGCCGCCGACCACGGCGTGGTGGCGGAAGGCGTCAGCGCATACCCGCAGGAAGTGACTGCACAGATGGTCCACAACTTTCTGAACGGCGGCGCGGCCATCAATGTACTGGCGCGGCACGGCGGCGCGGAGGTGACGGTGATCGACATGGGCGTGAACCACGACTTTGCGCCCGGCCTCCATCTGGTTTCCAGAAAGATCGGAAAGGGCACCGGCAACATTCGCCGCGGCCCGGCCATGACACGCGGCCAGGCCGAGCGCGCTTTGATGGTCGGCGTCGAGTTGGCGGTGCAGGCAAAGCGGGATGGGTTCGATCTCCTCGGCACCGGCGACATGGGCATCGGCAACACCACCCCCAGCGCGGCGATCCTTTCGGCACTGAGCGGGCGGCCCCCCGCCGCAACCACCGGCCATGGCACCGGCATCGACGACAATGCACTAAAGCATAAAATCACGGTCATCGAAGACGCGCTTCGCAGTAACCGGCCCGATCCCGCCGATGCGGTGGACGTGCTGGCCGGGGTGGGCGGATTCGAGATCGCGGGCATTGCCGGGTTCTGCATCGGCGCCGCCGCAAACCACCTTCCTGTGATTCTGGATGGGGTGATTTCCATTGCCGGTGCGGTCATCGCGCATCGGCTCAACCCCGCCGTTGGCGATTACCTGTTCGCGTCCCACAGCTCCACGGAACCGGGGTGCCGCGCGGGATTCGAGTTGCTGGGACTGGAACCCCTGCTCGACTTCAGAATGCGCCTGGGGGAAGGCACGGGGGCGGTGCTGGCGATGAACGCCATCGAAGCGGCGGTGAAGGTGTATAACGAGATGGCCACATTCGAGCAGGCCGGAGTGTCCTCAAAAGAAAAACAAAACCTTTAAAACACATGAGACCGAATCATGAACGTTGATTTGCACAGAACGCCTCGGCGCATCATTTGCCTGACCGAAGAGACCACCGAAACCCTGTACTGCATCGGGGAGCAGGACCGCATCGTCGGCATCTCCGGTTACACCGTGCGCCCATCGCAGGCGCGCAAAGAAAAACCGAAGGTGTCGGCTTTCCTCAACGCCAGAATCGACAAAATCCTCGACCTGAAGCCGGACCTGGTGCTGGGTTTTTCCAATCTGCAGGCGGACATCGTCACCCAACTGGTGCGTGCGGGGATTCCGGTGCACGTGTTCAATCAGCGCACCGTCGCCGGTATTTTCGACATGGTTCGCATGCTGGGGGCGATGATCGGCGAGGCCGCTAAAGCCGAAACGTTGATGGTCGAACTGAAAAACGGGCTGGACGCGATCGAACAATCCGCCGCCCAACTTCCCCGCCGCCCGCGCGTGTATTTCGAAGAATGGAACGATCCGTTGATTTCCGGCATCGGCTGGGTGTCGGAACTGATTTCCATCGCCGGGGGTGAAGACTGTTTCCCGGAACTTGCCGCCTGTTCCTTCGCTTCCCAACGCACCATCCACGATCCCGAAGAAGTCATTCGCCGCGCGCCGGATATCATCATCGGCTCCTGGTGCGGCAAACGGTTCCGTCCGGAGAAATTGAAGGAACGGCCGGGATGGGATGCCATCCCCGCGGTGCAGAGGGAACACGTTTACGAAATCAAATCCGCCAACATTCTGCAACCCGGTCCGGCGGCGCTGACGGACGGCGTGGCGCAGATTCATCGACTGATCCAAAACTGGGCGGACAAAACCGCATAATCCCCTTTCGTTTCCACATTCGCTCGGTTTTTCGTCCCGACCGCCCTCCTTCCCCAACTTCCCCCATATTATGAGGAAGCGATTTCTTTCAACGCGACCGGTTGCCACCCTCCACTGTTCTGCCATAAAATGGGAATCTACCAGCATGTCGCGGCATTGGAACGTTGTCTTTAAAGAACCATTTCCTCAGGAGGTGGATCCCATGCAACGCAAACCCGTGATTGGAGTGACAGGACCGACGCAGGGCGGCACGGCGGCCTGGGTGTTCACGAAACTGGCTTTATGGCGTGCCGGCGCCAAAGCTCAGCGCATCCACACGCAGAAACCCGTCACCACCGACCGGCTGGACGGACTGATCATCGGCGGCGGCGCGGATGTGGCGCCGGACAAAACCGATCCCCTTCCCATCGAAGACATGCCGCAACCGGGCGAGTTGAAAAAGGAACGCGGTCTGCGCTGGCGCGACTTCATTCTCGCGCCGCTCATTTTTCTGTTCCGCTGGTTCACCGCCGCCGCCGTCGCCAGCCCCGATCCCGACCGCGACCGGATGGAGAAGGACCTCATCCACGCCGCACTGGACCGCGACCTGCCGCTTCTCGGCATTTGCCGCGGCACTCAAATCCTGAACACGACACTGGGAGGAACTCTGCACAGCGACATCCGCAATTTTTATGTGGACAAACCCCATGTGTGGACCCTGCTTCCGAAAAAAGAAATCGACATCGTCGAAGACAGCCACCTTGCCGCTGTACTGCAAACGACCACGGCAAAAGTGAATTCCCTGCACCACCAGGCGATCGACCGGCTTGGCCGGGGAATCAGGATCGTTGCGAGGGAGAGCCACAACGGCATCGTGCAGGCCATCGAGGTTGAGGACCAGCCGTTTTGCATCGGTGTGCAATGGCACCCGGAATACCTGCCTCAACTGCATCGCCAGCAAAAGCTGTTTTCGGCTTTGGTGAAGGAGGCTTCCAGAATTCGGGAACGCACGCACGCCTCCCGCAACCCCACCGGAAAAGCGCCCTGATGAAATCAACGCTGTAATGATGATGGTCGCTAATTGAAATTGATTATTGAATCACCCCGCAACCACCGTCCCATCTACTTTTTTTGTTCACTGCCTCTTGCCTTCCCGGCAGTATTTCGCCACCCCTTAACTCACACTATCAGTCCACTTATACACATGCCCATTCAGACTTATTATTTTTTAAGCACATTTCGGCAATTGTGACTTAATTTGCAAATCGTTTTTTAAATCTTCGCCGCCGCCTTCTGCATCTCCAGTAGAAAGAGGCCAAAACTTGCAGGCATCTTTGGAAGCACATGAATGCCAGTGATGTGCTTCCAAACTGTTGAGCGCTCCGGTTCTTGAAATCCGGGGCGCTCACAAGAAAAGGAGGTTTTAATGAGACTGTTTTCCAAAATCCTCGGATTTTCTTTAATAGCCATGCTGTTACTGGGAGTTCCCATGATGGTCACTGCGGGAGAGGATCCGCATCAGATCAACACGGAGAACTCCCCATACTGGTTCAAGCCGGGGGAAGGGCCGTTGCCGCTTCCTTCCAATAAGTTCGGCGAAGTCCCCGAAGACATTCGCTTGCACAACGAAAAGGGAATCGACGCCTTTTTGAGCCGGAGCTTTCGGGACGCCTTGGACCATTTTGAGATGGCGACCCAGCTGGCCCCAGGCAATGGCATTCTGCTTTACAACGAAGCCATCACGCTGGATAAGCTGGATCGGCATCGCGAGGCGACATTGAGGTTTGAACAGGCGAAGGAACTTGCGCGGGGCAACCAGTTGATCCTCAACTCCCCCGTGTTGCAGACCCATCTGAGCACACCGCAGTAACAGGTGTGCCGATCGGTTTCTGCAAAAAAACCCACCGGGTATTCCCGGTGGGTTTTTTATTTTCGGACCTCATTTCATTCTATTGGAAAGCTCACTCGCAATCCGCCCATCACATCGTTCAGTTTGAAATCATGACGGGGACTGTTGGGATGCTGATTGTGACATTCGACGCATGCCGCGGAGATCGCGTGATCCGGATACACCGCGCTGAAGTAACTCACATTCCCCGCCCGGGTCCAGCGGATAAAAGGCCGTATGGGGTGAATGGTCACCCATTCCAGGGCGTCGCGCTCGAATTCATTGCTCGGGCCATTTTGTGGATTGATCGGCCACAGACTGAGGAGATTCATTTCCACGCCTGTGTTTCTTCGCGCCGCAATTTCTGAAACCTTTTTGAGGAACTGGGCGGGCAACATCAATTTATGTTCCGATTGAACGGCCGCACTGGCTTGCAAGATGTTGCCGTCTTCCAAATGCTGGACGACGTGGTTAGCATAAACCGTTCTGTCCGATTCCAAAACCGCATGCACGTAGTCCGCCACCACTTCGGGTGGGATGGCAATGCTTTCATCCGGTTTCTTCTGAAACCGGCTTCCCAGCGGCAGGTCGATCACAATGCCACCCATCACATCCCCTATTTTGAAATCGCGCTTCGGACTGGCCGGGTGCTGGTTGTGGCATTCCACACAGGTTTGAGAAACCGCCTTGTCCGGATAAATGGCCTGGTAATACCACAATCCGTTTTTCTGCACGATCCAGGTAAAGGGTTTGCCGGGATTGCGGATGACCTCCAGCAAGCCGGACTTTTCGGTTTCCGATTTGGGCATGTTTTCAGGATTCAACGGCCACACACTGCTCAACCGGTACCGCATTCCAATGCCCTTCGCGTTGGTCTCATTGGATGAAAGCTTTAAAAACTGCGCGGGTAGCAACAGTCCTTTTTCTTCTTTCCAGTTTTCCGTCACTTTCAACGTGCCGTCCTGGCTGAACCGATCCACAATGAATCTGGAATACGCTGTCCGTCCCGCCTCAATGACCGAATAAATATAATCCACCGCAATGTGAGCGCGGACACCTTTATTGGTTTGTGCCATCTCCGGTTCCGCCGCCGGTCCGGTTTCCAGCCATAACCCAAGGCAACCCGCCAATACAAAGATGCCTGTCAGTAATCTCGATCTCATGGGATGACCTCCCTGAGCGTGTGATTGGGAAGAAAGGGGGAAGGCGTTTGCGCAATCAGGACGAGACGGACCAAAACAGCAATCAGCGAGGGAGAGCGCCAGCAGGTGGTGTGCGAAAACCGTGTCCCCACTCCTATGCAATCAATATGGGCATCCCATCGCCGGACCGCAACGAAATCGTGAAGCCTGGCCGGGGATCGAGCGGGTCCGTTTTGCGGGGGTGAAGGTGCATTTTCACAGCAAGAGTCACGCTTCCCGCCTCCGCCGCAGGAGCGTGTTCCGAAACCATGCGGTCATCCCCGGTTCTGGAACCGATAGAGGGTGTTTTTGATGATGGGAAGGCGACTGGTGTCGCGCCGCACCAGCGCCCACATTTCAGAGGTGACGTTTTTCAGTTCGCCCAGCTTGACCAGACGCTTTTTCTGAATGGAATCCTGCACGCTGTTCTGCGGCAGGATCGCCACGCACAGGCCGCGCTCCGCGCCAAGACGCAAGAAGGCAATGTCGTCCGCCTCGCCCACGCTTTGCGGGCGGATTTCGTGCCGCGCGAGGTACCGGTCCACCTCCACCCGCAACTGGCTCTTGCCCGTGAGATGCATGAGGGGCACAGCGCCCAGTGAGCGCGGAAACCGCTTTCTAGCCCAGGCGAATTTCTCTGCACCCACGGCAATGATCTTCTGCGGCTTCAAACGGTAACTCACCACGTTTTTCTCCCGCGGTTCGACGTTGCGGTCGCTAAGCACAATCTCCAATCCGCCGTTGTTCAGCTGGTACATCAATTCATCCAGCGATCCTTCGATCACACTCAACGAAATGTCCCGTTCTTTCCAGAGTGGAAGAGAAAATTCGTGCACGTTGATGGACGACAGCGAAGGCAGCGCGCCGACCCGGATGTGCTGGCGCTTGCGCGGCCGGGCCTGGCGAACGGACTCGATCATTTCATCGCACTGGCGGAAGATGGTCGTGCAGTAATCGGCCACCATTTTCCCCGCCTCGTTCAATTCCAGCCGGCGCACCCGGCGTTCGAACAGTTTTTTGCCGAAAAACGATTCAACCTCCTTCAGCTGCGTGCTCATGCCGGAAGGGCTGACATTCAGTTTTTCGCTGGCTTTCTTGATCGATCCCTCCTGCGCAATCGTCCAGAAATGGTAAAGGTGCCGGAAGTTGGGCAGTTCGCGCATGCTCGAAACCCTTTATTTTAAAGTCATTTTCAATACATTCAAATTTCATGATACATACCTTCAAGTTTATTCAGTTTTTATTATCCATAGGGTGAGGCATAATAGAAAGCCAAAATTAACGAGTCATCGGTTCATTGGACTTATTTCTCAATGGAACCGGCTGTTTTACCCATGAAATCGCCGTGGATCGGGCCGAACCCATCGGTCGCATCCGCATGTTTGGGCGGCTCCTCCAGGGAGTTTCATTTCATTACAGCCGTCGGAGGTTCCATTTCATTTCTTGTCAAAACGGGAGTTGTGCATGTGCGGCATTTGTGGTGAGTACCGGACCGACGGGGCGCTTCCCGACACCCGTGCGGTGGCGGCGATGGCAGACGCCCTGGCGCCGCGGGGTCCGGATGGCAGTGGAAACTTTTCACAGCGCAATGTGGCGTTCGCGCATCGACGCCTGAAAATCATCGACCTGTCGGAAGCGTCGCACCAGCCGATGATCGATTCCGCGCTCGGCCTCGTCGTCGTGTACAACGGCATTCTGTACAACTACAAGGAACTTCGAAAAGAGCTTCAGGATAAGGGGTATTCCTTTTTCTCCCACGGCGACACCGAGGTGTTGTTGAAGGCGTATCACGCATGGGGCAAGGACTGCGTCAAGCGGTTTCACGGCATGTTCGCGTTCGCCCTTTGGGAACGCGACAGCGGCCGAATGCTTCTCGGCCGCGACCGGCTCGGCATCAAGCCGCTTTACTTCACAAGTTCGGGCGGACGCTTCCGGTTTGCCTCCAGTCTTCCCGCACTGGTGGCGGGCGGCCAGGTGGACACCTCCATCGATCCCATCGCGCTTCACCACTACATGACCTTTCATGCCGTGGTGCCGCCGCCCCACACCATTTTTCAAGGCGTGCGCAAACTGCCGCCGGGGCACTTGATGGAAATCACTCCCGGCGGTGCACAGAAGATCGAACCCTACTGGTCGCTTTCCTACGCACGCACCAGGGAAGATGAAGCCTGCGACGAGGTCGAATGGAAGGAACGCGTGATGCAGGCGCTCACAACGGCCGTGCGCCGCCGCCTGGTGGCGGATGTGCCTGTGGGGGTGTTGCTGTCCGGCGGGCTCGACTCGAGCCTCATCGTTGCCCTGCTCAGCGAGCTGGGGCAAAGCGGACTCAATACGTTCTCCGTTGGGTTTGAAGCCGCAGGGGGTGAGCTGGGCGACGAGTTCGAATACTCGGACCTCATTGCCGACACCTTTGCCACCGACCATCACAAGATTTTCGTTCAAACGGATGAAGTGTTACCGAACCTTCTGCACTGCGTGGAAGCGATGTCGGAGCCGATGGTCAGCCACGACAACATCGGCTTCTTCCTGTTGTCGCGCGAGGTGGCCAAAAGCCTGAAGGTCGTGCAGAGCGGCCAGGGCGCGGATGAAGTGTTCGGCGGTTATTTCTGGTATCCACCGCTGTTGGAAAGCAAGGACCCGGCCGCCGATTACTCGAAACTGTTTTTCGACCGCTCGCACGAGGAGTACGGCACCGCCGTTCACCACAAGTACGTGACGGAGGACCACAGCACGGCCTTTCTGCAAAAACGCTTCGGCGCCACCGACGCCGCCTGCGGCACCGACAAGGCGCTGTGGCTGGACACCACGGTGATGCTGGTGGACGACCCCGTCAAGCGCGTGGACAACATGACCATGGCGTGGGGGCTGGAAGCCCGCGTGCCGTTTCTCGATCATGAACTGGTGGAGTTGGCGGCCCGCATTCCTCCGGCGCTGAAAATCAAAGACGAAGGCAAAGGCATCCTGAAAGACGTGGGGCGCGATGTTTTGCCGCACAAAGTCATCGACCGGCCGAAGGGCTATTTTCCCGTGCCCGCACTCAAGTACATTCAGGGCGAGTACCTCGACTTCGTGCGCGACGTGTTTGCCCAACCCGCGGCACAGCAACGCGCCCTGTTCAAGAAACCGTATCTCGACAGGCTGTTTGAAAACCCTGAGGCGCACATCACCCCGCTCCAGGGATCAAAACTGTGGCAGATGGCCCTGTTGGAGATGTGGTTGCAGATTCACCAGAAATGAGTAAGGCAGGTGCGTTATAATACATAAAGGAACGTTTTCCTCATCTATGATGAAAACCTCGGAAAAAACTCCGCGGCGTTTCATTCCCATCAGCGAGTTTCGGGACGTCCACAAGAAGGTTTCGGAAGCAGAAGCCCCGCGCAATGTTGCGTTCGATTGCGGGTGGGGGCGTCTGGTTTTCGCCAACACCTTCACCGACAGCCACGAACTGGTCCACAGCATCTGCCAGGAGAGGAAGGGCAAACGCGACATCGCCCTCTACATCCACGACCCGCAGGTGGCATTGTCGCTGGCCCCGCAGGAGCTGTTTCTCGACCCGTCGCACACCCTGCGCCTCTGGCTCAGCAATTACGAAGAAGCCGGTCTTCCACCCCGCGGCTTCACCGTCCGGCCCATTCAAACGCGGCGCGACATCCAGGAAGCCAACCGCATTTACAAAGCGCACAACATGGTGCAGATTCCGGTGAGTTTCGCCATGAAGCACAAAGACTCGCCGCACCTGGTCTTCCGCGTGGTGGAGGACAACCGCTCCGGGAAAATATTGGCGATGGTGCAGGGCGTGGACCACACGGAAGCGTTCGGCGATCCCAACAACGGCTCCAGCCTGTGGTCGCTGGCCGTGGACCCGCACGCCGAGCATCCCGGCATCGGCGAAGCGCTGGTGCGCAACGTGGCCGAATACTTTCGGCAATGCGGGCGGAGCTTCATGGACCTGTCGGTGATCCACGACAACGAGCAGGCCATGGCCCTGTATGAAAAACTGGGGTTCGAAGTCGCGCGCCTGTTCTTCATCAAAAAGAAAAACCCGATCAACGAAAAACTGTTCATCGGTTCGTTGCCGGAGAGCAACCTCAACCCGTACGCGCGCATCATCATCAACGAAGCCAGGCGGCGGGGCATCGGCGTCCATGTCCTCGACGAAAAAGCGGGGTACTTTTCGCTCACCTTCGGCGGGCGCACCCTCATCTGCCGCGAGTCGCTGAGCGAGCTGACCAGCTCCATCGCCATGAGCCTGTGTGCGGACAAGGCGGTGACACGCCGGTTCCTGAACCGCCAGGGCCTGCCCACGCCGGACCAGATCCCTGCTGGGAGCGCAAAGAAGAACCGCGAGTTTTTAAACCGGCACGGCGACATTGTGGTGAAACCCGCCGACGGCGAGCAGGGTGCGGGCATCACCATCAAGCCCGCCGACGAAGCGGAACTCAAAGCCGCCATCGACAAAGCCCAACGGGTCTCCGACCACGTTCTGCTGGAGGAATTCGTAGAAGGCATCGACCTGCGCATCATCGTCATCAACTTCGAAGTCGTGGCCGCCGCCGTGCGCCATCCCGCGCAGGTCATCGGTGACGGGCGTTCCACCGTCAAACAGCTCACCATGAAGCAGAGCCGAAGGCGCGCCGCCGCCACCGGAGGGGAGGCGAAGATTCCGCTGGACGCGGAGACGGAGCAATGCATCCGCGATGCGGGGTACGCCTTCGACTCCGTTCCTGAATCCGGCACCGTGATTCCCGTGCGCAAGACGGCGAACCTGCACACCGGCGGCACCATTTTCGACGTCACCGCCGACCTGAACCCGAAACTGGCCGAAGCCGCTGTGGCCGCGGCCAAAGCGATCCACATCCCCGTGGTCGGTTTCGATTTCATGGTGCCCACGGTGAACGGCGAGCAGTTCAAAATCATTGAAGCCAACGAACGACCGGGATTGGCCAACCACGAACCCCAGCCCACGGCAGAACGATTCATCGACCTGCTGTTTCCACAAACCCGCATCGACACGCACGAGGGGCCGGCCCATCCCACAACCTTTTCCTGACCGAAAGAAATTGAATATATGAAGCGTCTCAACCTGGACCAAAGTTACCTCATGCGCACGCTGTTCCGCCTGCTGGAAATCCCCAGCCCCACGGGACTGACCGACACCATCGTGCACGTCATGTGCCACGAACTGAAGAAACTCGGCATTCCCTTTGAGCTGACGCGCCGCGGCGCCATCCGCGCCAACATGCCTGGCAAAGTGCAGAGTCCCGACCGCGCCATCGTCGCCCACTTGGACACGCTGGGCGCCATGGTGAAAAACCTGCGCGCCAACGGACGGATTGAAGTCGTGCCCGTCGGCACCTGGTCGCCACGCTTCGCCGAGGGCGCGCGGGTGACGGTATATATGGAAGACGACCGCTCGTACCGCGGCACGATTCTGCCGCTCAAGGCGTCCGGCCACACTTACAACGAAGAGATCGACACCCAGCCGACGGCCTGGTCCAACCTGGAAGTACGCGTGGACATGGAGAGCAATTCACGCCAGGACCTGGAGGAAGCCGGGTTCAATGTCGGCGACTTCATCGCCATCGACCCCGACCCCGAGTTCACCGACAACGGTTACATCGTCTCCCGCCACCTGGACGACAAGGCGGGCGTCGCCGCCATCCTCACCGCGGCGAAGGCCATCGTCGAAGCCAAGGTGCCCCTGGAACTCGACTGCCACCTGCTGTTCACCATCTCGGAGGAAGTCGGCGTCGGCGCCTCGCACGTGCTTCACGGCGATGTAGCGGAGCTGGTCTCCGTGGACAACGGCACCCTCGCGCCGGGGCAAAACACCAGCGAGTTCGGCGTCACCATCTCCATGCAGGACTCCAGCGGCCCCTTCGACCGCCACCTGACCTCAAAACTCATCGACCTCTGCCGCACTCACAAAATCGAGCACGCACGCGACGTGTTCAACCATTACCGGAGCGATGCGGCGGCGGCAATGGAAGCGGGCAACGACATCCGCACCGCCCTCCTCTGTTTCGGCCTCGATGCCTCGCACGGGTACGAACGCACGCACATCCAGTCCCTGATGTCGCTGGCCGACCTGTTGTCGCTGTACATCCAGAGCCCGCCAACGTTCACCCGCGACCGCGACCTTCTGGGTCCGCTGGCAGATTTCCCGCACCAGCCGGAACTGGAAAAACACATGGAAGATCCGCCGCAAACCTGATATCACAACAGCGGCTTAAATGTTGGCAATACCGGCGGCTTACCGATTTGCCTGAATAAAAAGCGCTGTCCTGCCGCCGGAAATTCGCTTGAAATCGAGTACCATTGCTGTCAAAGTAATCTTAATAGATTGGATTCATTGCTACATCCGGTAGGGCACCTCGCAAACGCACCCGAAACCATCCAGCATGGCCACGCCCCTACCTATACCGCATAGACGACTTCATTCTGGGAAACCGCGCAGGCGGTCTTGGAGACAGGCTCTCTCCTTCACTTCCTTGTTTCCCCGTTATTTTTTTGTTGGTTGATCATTTCTATTACTGGAAAGCATGGCTCCGCGTGGTCTTCGCTTTCAAGGCGCAGATTCGGATGGTGGCACCCCGAACTGTCAACCCTCACTCTTTAAATCAGGTGACTTATGAAAAAGGCAAGTATGTTTCGGTC
Protein-coding regions in this window:
- a CDS encoding osmoprotectant NAGGN system M42 family peptidase; amino-acid sequence: MKRLNLDQSYLMRTLFRLLEIPSPTGLTDTIVHVMCHELKKLGIPFELTRRGAIRANMPGKVQSPDRAIVAHLDTLGAMVKNLRANGRIEVVPVGTWSPRFAEGARVTVYMEDDRSYRGTILPLKASGHTYNEEIDTQPTAWSNLEVRVDMESNSRQDLEEAGFNVGDFIAIDPDPEFTDNGYIVSRHLDDKAGVAAILTAAKAIVEAKVPLELDCHLLFTISEEVGVGASHVLHGDVAELVSVDNGTLAPGQNTSEFGVTISMQDSSGPFDRHLTSKLIDLCRTHKIEHARDVFNHYRSDAAAAMEAGNDIRTALLCFGLDASHGYERTHIQSLMSLADLLSLYIQSPPTFTRDRDLLGPLADFPHQPELEKHMEDPPQT